The Aggregicoccus sp. 17bor-14 genome includes a region encoding these proteins:
- a CDS encoding MFS transporter — MSTAALRRYVLRSIATLASVVPGVRPGSSFPGASAMLLAAPPEDAPSARPVRTLRGSLRASVAEGMVAEMFTACAGATVLTAWAVALKLSPFLVGLMTALPFFAQFVQFPAAWLTSTFGHRRVALVAVCLSRQVMLPLALVPWLPLGLQGRQHLLIGVAGLSAVLGVVGNNAWVSWMGELVPSSLRGRYFGKRTAMITIAGTVTSVLAGFLMDGAKRDGGLGFALPLLSAVACAVGLVTTLIMRRQHDPAPGASHVKMDLKLALLPARDPAARKVLVYQLAWNVGVGLSAPFFAFHMLKNLRMTFVMMALQAAAVACVRILTAPLWGKLIDRVGAQPVVLLCSLGISTIPALWLLPTEARLWPLLLDVLLNGFFWSGHGLAIFALPLAVAPRKGRPVYLAAFATAGGLAYAAASALGGGLAGWVPTHFTLGGHAWVNFHVVFLVSAFARLGASFLALRISEPGVEPVRNLRELMPTVVPRVVAEPLPVPVRVRAK, encoded by the coding sequence GTGTCCACCGCCGCCCTCCGCCGCTACGTCCTCCGCAGCATCGCCACCCTCGCATCCGTGGTCCCGGGGGTGCGCCCCGGAAGCTCCTTCCCCGGGGCCTCCGCGATGCTGCTCGCGGCCCCGCCGGAGGACGCGCCCTCGGCGCGCCCCGTGCGCACGCTGCGCGGCTCTCTGCGGGCCTCGGTGGCCGAGGGGATGGTCGCGGAGATGTTCACCGCGTGTGCGGGGGCGACGGTGCTCACCGCGTGGGCGGTGGCGCTGAAGCTCAGTCCCTTCCTGGTGGGGCTGATGACCGCCCTGCCCTTCTTCGCGCAGTTCGTGCAGTTCCCGGCCGCCTGGCTCACCTCCACGTTCGGGCACCGGCGCGTGGCGCTGGTGGCGGTGTGCCTCTCGCGCCAGGTGATGCTGCCGCTCGCGCTGGTGCCGTGGCTGCCGCTGGGTCTGCAGGGCCGCCAGCACCTGCTCATCGGGGTGGCGGGGCTGTCCGCGGTGCTCGGCGTGGTGGGCAACAACGCGTGGGTGTCGTGGATGGGCGAGCTGGTCCCCAGCAGCCTGCGCGGACGCTACTTCGGCAAGCGCACGGCGATGATCACCATCGCGGGCACGGTGACCTCGGTGCTCGCCGGCTTCCTCATGGACGGCGCGAAGCGCGACGGCGGGCTGGGCTTCGCGCTCCCCCTGCTCTCGGCCGTGGCCTGCGCGGTGGGGCTGGTGACGACGCTGATCATGCGCCGCCAGCACGACCCTGCGCCGGGCGCGAGCCACGTGAAGATGGACCTGAAGCTGGCGCTGCTGCCGGCGCGCGATCCCGCGGCGCGCAAGGTGCTCGTGTACCAGCTGGCGTGGAACGTGGGCGTGGGGCTGAGCGCGCCCTTCTTCGCGTTCCACATGCTCAAGAACCTGAGGATGACCTTCGTGATGATGGCGCTGCAGGCGGCCGCCGTGGCCTGCGTGCGCATCCTCACCGCGCCCCTGTGGGGCAAGCTCATCGACCGCGTGGGCGCGCAGCCCGTCGTGCTGCTGTGCTCGCTGGGCATCAGCACCATCCCCGCGCTGTGGCTGCTGCCCACCGAGGCGCGACTGTGGCCGCTGCTGCTCGACGTGCTGCTCAACGGCTTCTTCTGGAGTGGGCACGGCCTCGCCATCTTCGCGCTGCCGCTCGCGGTGGCGCCGCGCAAGGGCCGCCCCGTGTACCTCGCGGCCTTCGCCACGGCGGGCGGGCTCGCCTACGCCGCGGCGTCCGCGCTGGGCGGCGGGCTCGCGGGCTGGGTGCCCACGCACTTCACCCTCGGCGGCCACGCGTGGGTGAACTTCCACGTGGTGTTCCTCGTGTCCGCCTTCGCGCGCCTGGGTGCCTCCTTCCTCGCCCTGCGCATCTCGGAGCCGGGCGTGGAGCCCGTGCGCAACCTGCGAGAGCTGATGCCCACCGTGGTGCCGCGCGTCGTCGCCGAGCCTCTCCCCGTGCCGGTGCGGGTGCGCGCGAAGTAG
- a CDS encoding glucan biosynthesis protein, with protein MRQGWKWAGALAGLAAGMAQGQTSPRPAQMATATLVAEAAPFRGIETVRARAKSLAQRDYRTPDAQLPGFLAALDYDQYRDIRFRDERALWRDGKRNFQVQLFHPGFLYTQPVRVNEVEGGRARPVPFSPDFFRYGSLVKPGPVQGVEGFAGLKLNAPFNRPDHFDEVVSFLGASYFRALGEGNVYGLSARGLAIDTALPSGEEFPAFRELWVEKPAPGAKQVVVHALLDSPSLTGAYRIVVTPGVRTVTQIEATLYARRAVKQLGIAPLTSMYLFGENDRGSSEDFRPEVHDSDGLFVWMGTGEQLWRPLQNPERLSISSFQAQSPRAFGLLQRDEAFTSYEDLEARYDRRPSAWVEPVGDWGRGSVQLVEIPTPQEVHDNIVAAWVPEAPLAPGGELKLAYKIHWGFEPPWAPQAAHVVATRIAAGSPGARRFVIDFSPAPTPPGGEELEAVVSASRGQVLRPSVQPNPVTGGWRATFELVPDTSSDSPIELRCFLRSGPQTLSETWSYPWAP; from the coding sequence TTGAGGCAGGGGTGGAAGTGGGCGGGTGCCCTCGCGGGGCTCGCAGCCGGCATGGCGCAGGGGCAGACGTCTCCGCGCCCGGCGCAGATGGCGACCGCGACGCTGGTCGCCGAGGCCGCTCCGTTCAGGGGAATCGAGACGGTGCGGGCGCGCGCGAAGTCCCTCGCCCAGCGTGACTACCGCACTCCGGACGCGCAGCTGCCGGGCTTCCTCGCGGCGCTCGACTACGACCAGTACCGCGACATCCGCTTCCGCGACGAGCGCGCGCTCTGGCGCGACGGCAAGCGCAACTTCCAGGTGCAGCTCTTCCACCCCGGCTTCCTCTACACGCAGCCCGTGCGCGTGAACGAGGTCGAGGGCGGCCGCGCGCGGCCCGTGCCCTTCTCGCCCGACTTCTTCCGCTACGGCAGCCTGGTGAAGCCGGGCCCGGTGCAGGGCGTGGAGGGCTTCGCGGGGCTGAAGCTCAACGCCCCGTTCAACCGCCCGGACCACTTCGACGAGGTGGTGTCCTTCCTCGGCGCGAGCTACTTCCGCGCCCTCGGCGAGGGCAACGTCTACGGGCTCTCCGCGCGCGGGCTCGCCATCGACACGGCGCTGCCCTCGGGCGAGGAGTTCCCGGCGTTCCGCGAGCTGTGGGTGGAGAAGCCCGCTCCGGGCGCGAAGCAGGTGGTGGTGCACGCGCTGCTGGACAGCCCCAGCCTCACCGGCGCCTACCGTATCGTCGTCACCCCTGGCGTGCGCACGGTGACGCAGATCGAGGCCACGCTCTACGCGCGCCGCGCGGTGAAGCAGCTGGGGATTGCGCCGCTCACCAGCATGTACCTCTTCGGCGAGAACGACCGCGGCAGCAGCGAGGACTTCCGCCCCGAGGTGCACGACTCGGATGGCCTCTTCGTCTGGATGGGCACCGGCGAGCAGCTGTGGCGCCCGCTGCAGAACCCCGAGCGCCTGAGCATCTCCAGCTTCCAGGCCCAGAGCCCGCGCGCCTTCGGGCTGCTGCAGCGCGACGAGGCCTTCACGAGCTACGAGGACCTCGAGGCGCGCTACGACCGCCGCCCCAGCGCGTGGGTGGAGCCCGTGGGTGACTGGGGCCGCGGCAGCGTGCAGCTGGTGGAGATCCCCACCCCGCAGGAGGTGCACGACAACATCGTGGCCGCCTGGGTTCCCGAGGCGCCGCTCGCGCCGGGCGGAGAGCTGAAGCTCGCGTACAAGATCCACTGGGGGTTCGAGCCCCCCTGGGCGCCGCAGGCCGCGCACGTCGTCGCCACGCGCATCGCCGCGGGGAGCCCCGGCGCGCGCCGCTTCGTCATCGACTTCTCCCCCGCGCCGACCCCGCCGGGCGGCGAGGAGCTGGAGGCGGTGGTGAGCGCCTCGCGCGGCCAGGTGCTGCGCCCCAGCGTGCAGCCCAACCCCGTGACCGGCGGCTGGCGCGCCACCTTCGAGCTGGTGCCCGACACCAGCTCCGATTCGCCCATCGAGCTGCGCTGCTTCCTGCGCAGCGGGCCACAGACCCTCAGCGAGACCTGGAGCTACCCGTGGGCCCCGTGA
- the mdoH gene encoding glucans biosynthesis glucosyltransferase MdoH gives MPPHSFSPETAGLRRVAVLGLALLTCVLGTREMYRLMSVKGTTVLELLLVAVFALCFGWIALSFWSALAGFLHLTLSSRVPGLLWPDAAQRNPPLRHRTAVVMPVHNEDAAAVFANVQAVYESLRETGQLEAFDFFVLSDSTSAEAWVAEELAWAQLCQDVEGQGRIFYRRRLDNRAKKAGNLAEFCERWGRRYDFMVVLDADSLMAGDTLVKMAQLMALNPRVGIIQAPPQCVGRTTLYARLQQFAGRLYGPVVAAGAAAWQLGESNYWGHNAIIRVEAFMQHCGLPVLPGREPFGGHILSHDFVEAALMRRAGYTVWLVPELGGSYEQPPPNLLAYAQRDRRWCQGNLQHLGLVMAADLHPSSRLHFLMGVMSYAASPLWALLLLTGLATALHDRFVEPSYFLAQRTLFPVWPSFDTQAAMRLWAVSMALLLVPRLLGLLLALSDSAQARQMGGRVRLALSAVLETLVSTLLAPAMMVFQSHFVLGTLLGYRVSWSSQQRDDASLTWREAARRHGVHTLLGLALGAATAAISTRLLLWALPVVGGLLLSIPLCVWTARATLGRLAARFGLFLIPEETEAPAVLARAQALTARSMPAPVQDALAHVLEDPRAHAVHLALLVQHPAPSEPTSLLLASARRKLHAGEREALSAAERKALLQDAATLRDAALAQPLRAATR, from the coding sequence ATGCCTCCGCACTCCTTCTCTCCCGAGACCGCCGGGCTGCGGCGCGTGGCGGTGCTCGGCCTCGCGCTGCTCACCTGCGTGCTCGGCACCCGCGAGATGTACCGGCTGATGAGCGTGAAGGGCACCACGGTGCTCGAGCTGCTGCTCGTCGCGGTGTTCGCGCTCTGCTTCGGGTGGATCGCCCTCTCCTTCTGGTCCGCGCTGGCGGGCTTCCTCCACCTCACGCTGAGCAGCCGGGTCCCCGGCCTGCTCTGGCCGGACGCGGCGCAGCGGAATCCGCCGCTGCGCCACCGCACCGCAGTGGTGATGCCGGTGCACAACGAAGACGCCGCGGCGGTCTTCGCGAACGTGCAGGCCGTCTACGAGTCCCTGCGTGAGACGGGACAGCTCGAGGCCTTCGACTTCTTCGTGCTGAGCGACTCCACGAGCGCCGAGGCCTGGGTGGCCGAGGAGCTCGCCTGGGCGCAGCTGTGCCAGGACGTGGAGGGCCAGGGGCGCATCTTCTACCGGCGCCGCCTCGACAACCGCGCGAAGAAGGCGGGCAACCTCGCCGAGTTCTGCGAGCGCTGGGGCCGGCGCTACGACTTCATGGTGGTGCTGGACGCCGACAGCCTCATGGCGGGCGACACGCTGGTGAAGATGGCGCAGCTGATGGCGCTCAACCCGCGCGTCGGCATCATCCAGGCGCCCCCGCAGTGCGTGGGGCGCACGACGCTCTACGCGAGGCTGCAGCAGTTCGCGGGTCGGCTCTACGGGCCCGTCGTCGCCGCGGGCGCCGCCGCGTGGCAGCTGGGCGAGAGCAACTACTGGGGCCACAACGCGATCATCCGCGTGGAGGCCTTCATGCAGCACTGCGGGCTGCCAGTGCTGCCGGGCCGCGAGCCCTTCGGCGGCCACATCCTCAGCCACGACTTCGTCGAGGCCGCCCTCATGCGGCGCGCCGGGTACACGGTGTGGCTGGTACCGGAGCTGGGCGGCAGCTACGAGCAGCCCCCTCCGAACCTCCTCGCCTACGCGCAGCGCGACCGGCGCTGGTGCCAGGGAAACCTGCAGCACCTCGGGCTGGTCATGGCGGCAGATCTCCACCCGTCGAGCCGGCTGCACTTCCTGATGGGCGTGATGTCCTACGCGGCATCGCCTCTCTGGGCGCTGCTGCTGCTCACGGGCCTGGCGACCGCGCTGCACGACCGCTTCGTCGAGCCGAGCTACTTCCTCGCGCAGCGCACCCTCTTTCCCGTCTGGCCCTCCTTCGACACGCAGGCCGCGATGCGGCTGTGGGCCGTGTCGATGGCGCTGCTGCTGGTCCCGCGGCTCCTCGGCCTGCTGCTCGCGCTCTCGGACTCCGCACAGGCGCGCCAGATGGGCGGACGGGTGAGGCTCGCGCTGAGCGCCGTGCTGGAGACGCTCGTCTCGACGTTGCTCGCCCCGGCGATGATGGTGTTCCAGTCCCACTTCGTGCTCGGCACGCTGCTCGGCTACCGCGTGTCCTGGTCGAGCCAGCAGCGCGACGATGCGTCGCTCACCTGGCGTGAGGCGGCGCGGCGGCATGGCGTGCACACGCTGCTGGGGCTCGCGCTCGGAGCCGCCACGGCCGCCATCTCCACGCGCCTCTTGCTCTGGGCCCTGCCGGTGGTCGGAGGGTTGCTGCTCTCCATTCCGCTGTGCGTGTGGACCGCGCGAGCCACCCTGGGGCGGCTCGCGGCGAGGTTCGGCCTCTTCCTCATTCCCGAGGAGACCGAGGCGCCTGCCGTGCTCGCGCGTGCGCAGGCGCTCACGGCGCGCTCAATGCCTGCGCCCGTGCAGGATGCGCTGGCCCACGTGCTCGAGGACCCGCGCGCCCACGCCGTGCATCTCGCGCTCCTCGTGCAGCACCCCGCCCCTTCCGAGCCCACCTCGCTGCTCCTCGCGTCCGCGCGCCGCAAGCTGCACGCCGGTGAGCGCGAGGCGCTGTCGGCCGCGGAGCGCAAGGCACTGCTCCAGGATGCGGCGACGCTCCGCGATGCGGCGTTGGCTCAGCCCCTCCGCGCGGCCACGCGCTAG
- a CDS encoding polyprenyl synthetase family protein — protein sequence MDIARELTDFLGSVEQRLGTVLVDGDAGPQVRGDTLMEAARHLCIGTGGKRARPMLARLFGAVVNAPAAPLVDIALGAELIHSASLLHDDVVDAGMFRRGRPTVNARWGNIVAVMSGDLILSVALRRLAALDARLTQSALAVIEEMTRGAIAEVEARGDLDLPLERLRYIAEAKTGCLFGWCGHAPATLVDRHDAARAFDKFGRHLGVAFQIADDIRDVTGTDAGKPQYADVQSRTPSLPILLAVAKDETLRRKIKDAWAFSAMTAERTREIGSAVLATGALDAALGMMNREIEAALDALGPYANDPAGAELVSWAHKLSAGIAEQARSVA from the coding sequence ATGGACATCGCGCGGGAGCTGACGGACTTTCTAGGCAGTGTGGAGCAGCGGCTCGGCACCGTCCTGGTCGACGGGGATGCGGGTCCCCAGGTCCGCGGGGACACGCTCATGGAGGCGGCGCGCCACCTGTGCATCGGCACCGGCGGCAAGCGCGCGCGCCCCATGCTCGCCCGCCTCTTCGGCGCGGTGGTGAACGCGCCCGCCGCGCCCCTGGTGGACATCGCGCTGGGCGCCGAGCTCATCCACTCCGCGAGCCTCCTGCACGACGACGTGGTGGACGCGGGCATGTTCCGCCGCGGCCGCCCCACGGTGAACGCGCGCTGGGGCAACATCGTCGCGGTGATGAGCGGCGACCTCATCCTCTCCGTCGCCCTGCGCCGGCTCGCCGCGCTGGACGCGCGCCTCACCCAGAGCGCGCTCGCCGTCATCGAGGAGATGACCCGCGGCGCCATCGCCGAGGTGGAGGCCCGCGGCGACCTGGACCTGCCGCTCGAGCGCCTGCGCTACATCGCCGAGGCCAAGACGGGCTGTCTCTTCGGCTGGTGCGGCCACGCGCCGGCGACGCTGGTGGACCGCCACGACGCGGCGCGCGCCTTCGACAAGTTCGGCCGGCACCTGGGCGTGGCCTTCCAGATCGCGGACGACATCCGGGACGTGACGGGCACGGACGCGGGCAAGCCGCAGTACGCGGACGTGCAGTCGCGCACCCCCTCGCTGCCCATCCTGCTCGCGGTGGCGAAGGACGAGACCCTGCGGCGCAAGATCAAGGACGCGTGGGCCTTCAGCGCGATGACGGCCGAGCGCACGCGGGAGATCGGCAGCGCAGTGCTCGCCACCGGCGCGCTGGACGCCGCCCTGGGCATGATGAACCGCGAGATCGAGGCGGCCCTGGATGCGCTCGGGCCCTACGCGAACGATCCCGCCGGCGCCGAGCTGGTGAGCTGGGCGCACAAGCTCTCGGCGGGCATCGCCGAGCAGGCCCGGAGCGTTGCATGA
- a CDS encoding ATP-binding protein has protein sequence MAERLQSHTLTQQYAAGATRDARTRAAALAENLAIAGGYVLLAWVGDKLRLDRRVILFWPAAGYSLAVLLVRGNSRWPGVLLGSLLSGWSGLMPTGPTGAAPPNFAFALLTGTARALSTLAGAWLVVRVTGTRRWPRSVQGVLVFALLAGIVYPAMAALATQAAGWPGRVGSGALAFPRELWLWFVANSTGSLVVAPLVLALRERPAGRPDRSHREIALTAMGFVLAGAMCLGFTRERATPIPLAYPLAPLMLWATLRFGARGAALSNTLWAVVLVGGALSAPAPEGGFGQIFTELHARLAVLATVVLGFAAAFEERLQLQSDLESERRGLEARVAERTGELARYLSLLHSSLESTADGLLVVDREGRIIATNHRFKELWRIPGDILESGDDQRALDYVRDQLASPASFTARVEYLYAHPELESEDEVLLMDGRVFERFSRPQRMGEAIVGRVWSFRDVTLRRLAEAERSRLLVEESRARQDAERALHLREDFLQVAAHEMKTPVTAMKMQLQQLVRLASGPGPDPARLLSLAAAALRPMRRFEELTAQLLDVSQLEQGQLPARIEPLDFREVVQEQLDDHREAAVRAGSELRFEDGGPLTGESDRRHLVQIVCSLLSNAIKFGAGSPLTVRLEGSSDWVSLQVTDQGIGIAAHDQERIFERFERAVDSRHYGGLGLGLWLARKSIEMLGGTLRVTSTPGEGATFSVLLPRRRVTAPVQPRDPLQPSV, from the coding sequence ATGGCGGAGCGCCTGCAGAGCCACACGCTCACGCAGCAGTACGCCGCCGGGGCGACACGGGACGCTCGCACCCGCGCAGCCGCGCTCGCCGAGAACCTGGCGATTGCAGGCGGCTACGTGCTGCTCGCGTGGGTGGGTGACAAGCTCCGGCTCGACAGGCGGGTCATCCTCTTCTGGCCCGCCGCGGGCTACTCGCTCGCAGTGCTGCTCGTGCGGGGCAACAGCCGCTGGCCCGGCGTCCTGCTCGGCTCGCTCCTCTCGGGGTGGAGCGGGCTCATGCCGACGGGCCCTACGGGAGCCGCGCCGCCCAACTTTGCCTTCGCCCTGCTGACGGGCACGGCCCGCGCACTCTCGACGCTGGCCGGTGCATGGCTCGTGGTCCGGGTGACGGGGACGCGGCGCTGGCCGCGCAGCGTCCAGGGGGTGCTCGTCTTCGCCCTCTTGGCGGGCATCGTGTACCCCGCCATGGCCGCGCTCGCGACCCAGGCCGCGGGGTGGCCCGGGCGCGTGGGCTCCGGCGCACTGGCCTTCCCGCGCGAGCTGTGGCTGTGGTTCGTCGCCAACAGCACGGGGAGCCTGGTGGTCGCGCCGCTGGTGCTCGCCCTGCGCGAGCGCCCCGCGGGACGTCCGGACCGGTCTCACCGCGAGATCGCGCTCACGGCGATGGGCTTCGTCCTCGCAGGCGCGATGTGCCTGGGCTTCACCCGGGAGCGAGCCACCCCCATCCCCCTCGCCTACCCGCTGGCGCCGCTGATGCTCTGGGCCACGCTGCGCTTCGGGGCGCGCGGGGCGGCCCTCAGCAACACGCTCTGGGCGGTGGTGCTGGTGGGAGGCGCCCTGTCCGCCCCGGCCCCCGAGGGCGGCTTCGGGCAGATCTTCACGGAGCTCCACGCGCGGCTCGCGGTGCTCGCCACGGTGGTGCTGGGCTTTGCCGCCGCGTTCGAGGAGCGGCTGCAGCTGCAGAGCGACCTCGAGTCCGAGCGGCGGGGGCTCGAGGCGCGGGTGGCCGAGCGCACGGGAGAGCTCGCGCGCTATCTCTCACTCCTGCACTCGTCGCTGGAGTCCACCGCAGACGGTCTCCTGGTGGTGGACCGCGAGGGACGCATCATTGCCACCAACCACCGCTTCAAGGAGCTGTGGCGCATCCCGGGGGACATCCTGGAGAGCGGCGACGATCAGCGCGCGCTCGACTACGTGCGCGACCAGCTCGCCTCTCCCGCTTCCTTCACCGCGCGCGTGGAGTACCTCTATGCGCACCCGGAGCTCGAGAGCGAGGACGAGGTGCTGCTCATGGACGGCCGCGTCTTCGAGCGCTTCTCGCGCCCCCAGCGCATGGGCGAGGCGATCGTCGGGCGGGTCTGGAGCTTCCGAGACGTGACGCTGCGGAGGCTCGCGGAGGCCGAGCGCAGCAGGCTGTTGGTGGAGGAGAGCCGGGCGCGCCAGGACGCCGAGCGGGCGCTGCACCTGCGCGAGGACTTCCTCCAGGTCGCGGCGCACGAGATGAAGACGCCCGTCACCGCCATGAAGATGCAGCTCCAGCAGCTGGTGCGCCTGGCCTCGGGGCCCGGGCCGGATCCGGCGCGGCTGTTGAGCCTGGCGGCCGCAGCCCTGCGCCCGATGCGGCGCTTCGAGGAGCTGACCGCGCAGCTGCTGGACGTCTCCCAGCTGGAGCAGGGACAGCTCCCCGCCCGCATCGAGCCGCTCGACTTCCGTGAGGTGGTGCAGGAGCAGCTCGACGATCACCGCGAGGCCGCGGTCCGCGCCGGGTCGGAGCTGCGCTTCGAGGACGGAGGCCCTCTCACGGGCGAGAGCGATCGCCGCCACCTCGTGCAGATCGTGTGCAGCCTGCTCTCCAACGCAATCAAGTTCGGCGCAGGCAGCCCGCTCACGGTTCGGCTCGAGGGCTCCAGCGACTGGGTGAGCCTGCAGGTCACCGACCAGGGGATTGGTATCGCGGCGCACGATCAGGAGCGCATCTTCGAGCGCTTCGAGCGGGCGGTGGACTCGCGCCACTATGGCGGCCTGGGCCTGGGGCTGTGGCTCGCGCGGAAGAGCATCGAGATGCTGGGCGGAACGCTGCGCGTGACCAGCACACCGGGCGAGGGCGCCACCTTCAGCGTGCTGCTGCCGCGTCGCCGGGTGACGGCCCCGGTGCAGCCGAGGGACCCGCTCCAGCCTTCCGTTTGA
- the pheT gene encoding phenylalanine--tRNA ligase subunit beta, with protein MKISQKWLADYVQLPESTDALAKKLTDAGLEIEGLERPGAALDGVLVAQIKESVQHPNADKLSVTQVDIGGSALLQVVCGAKNYKVGDKVPLATAGTKLPNGVEIKQAALRGVESFGMLCSAKELALSEESSGLLILPAQLKPGTPIAEALGLDDVVLEVNVTPNRPDALSHLGVAREVSVVTGAPLKLPQPSFKEGGKPTAEQVKVRIEDAERCPRYAARVVEGVKVGPSPQWMQERLKACGVRAINNLVDVTNYVLLEYGQPLHAFDLAKVAGPEIVVRRAKAGETLTTLDGKARTLDADDLLICDAKGPTALAGVMGGGDSEVSAATTRVLIESANFQASGVRRTAKRHGLHTEASHRFERGADLDAVPLALERAAALIAELGGGTVAPGRLDVYPKPSPARRVTLRFARVDALLGTPVAEQECRRILAALGFKAMEEGKGQVTYEVPRARVDVEREEDLVEEIARVFGFDHIPAKLPRGLAELAPEPAHFDAERRVRAALSGHGLDEVVNYSFLAPRTLQVLGEAQPPVALVNPLSVEQSVMRTTLLGGLLENLSRSVRHQVERVALYEMGRVYFRDAAGGQGQRPASHEVHRVAGLVWGLRAGRTWTQKDARMDFYDAKGAVEALLQALRIAEGGEGGVRFVPVEMPAYHPRACATVLLPDASPAGLVGELHPRVTKALGLPEGVFAFELDTAPLYKAAQLVPAYHPLPRFPAVLRDLAVVVPLELRNEEIRQVIREVGGPLVEDASIFDVYTGKPIPEGRKNVAYAIRYRSAERTLTDAEVTEAHQRIIAEVNQRLGAALRA; from the coding sequence GGTGCCGCGCTCGACGGCGTGCTGGTGGCGCAGATCAAGGAGTCGGTGCAGCACCCCAACGCCGACAAGCTCTCCGTCACCCAGGTGGACATCGGCGGCTCCGCGCTGCTGCAGGTGGTGTGCGGCGCGAAGAACTACAAGGTCGGGGACAAGGTCCCGCTGGCCACCGCCGGGACGAAGCTGCCCAACGGCGTGGAGATCAAGCAGGCGGCGCTGCGCGGGGTGGAGAGCTTCGGCATGCTCTGCTCGGCGAAGGAGCTCGCGCTCTCCGAGGAGAGCAGCGGCCTGCTCATCCTCCCGGCGCAGCTCAAACCCGGCACCCCCATCGCCGAGGCGCTGGGCCTCGACGATGTGGTGCTCGAGGTGAACGTCACCCCGAACCGCCCGGACGCGCTCAGCCACCTGGGCGTGGCGCGCGAGGTGAGCGTGGTGACGGGCGCGCCGCTCAAGCTCCCGCAGCCGAGCTTCAAGGAGGGCGGCAAGCCCACCGCCGAGCAGGTGAAGGTGCGCATCGAGGACGCCGAGCGCTGCCCGCGCTACGCGGCGCGCGTGGTCGAGGGCGTGAAGGTGGGCCCCTCGCCGCAGTGGATGCAGGAGCGGCTCAAGGCCTGCGGCGTGCGCGCGATCAACAACCTGGTGGACGTGACCAACTACGTCCTCCTCGAGTACGGCCAGCCGCTGCACGCCTTCGACCTCGCCAAGGTCGCCGGGCCGGAGATCGTCGTGCGCCGCGCGAAGGCCGGCGAGACGCTCACCACCCTGGACGGCAAGGCGCGCACGCTGGACGCGGACGACCTGCTCATCTGCGACGCGAAGGGCCCCACGGCGCTCGCGGGCGTGATGGGCGGCGGCGACAGCGAGGTGAGCGCCGCCACCACGCGCGTGCTCATCGAGAGCGCGAACTTCCAGGCCTCCGGCGTGCGCCGCACGGCGAAGCGCCACGGACTGCACACCGAGGCGAGCCACCGCTTCGAGCGCGGCGCGGACCTGGACGCGGTGCCTCTCGCGCTCGAGCGCGCGGCCGCACTCATCGCCGAGCTGGGCGGGGGCACCGTCGCCCCGGGCCGGCTGGACGTGTACCCGAAGCCCTCGCCCGCGCGCCGCGTGACGCTGCGCTTCGCGCGCGTGGACGCGCTTTTGGGCACGCCCGTGGCCGAGCAGGAGTGCCGCCGCATCCTCGCCGCCCTCGGCTTCAAGGCCATGGAGGAGGGCAAGGGCCAGGTGACCTACGAGGTGCCGCGCGCGCGCGTGGACGTGGAGCGCGAGGAGGACCTCGTCGAGGAGATCGCCCGCGTCTTCGGCTTCGACCACATCCCGGCAAAGCTGCCGCGCGGGCTCGCCGAGCTCGCGCCCGAGCCCGCGCACTTCGACGCCGAGCGCCGCGTGCGCGCCGCGCTCTCCGGCCACGGCCTGGACGAGGTGGTGAACTACTCCTTCCTCGCGCCGCGCACGCTGCAGGTGCTCGGCGAGGCGCAGCCGCCGGTCGCGCTGGTGAACCCGCTCAGCGTGGAGCAGTCGGTGATGCGCACCACGCTGCTGGGCGGGCTGCTGGAGAACCTCTCGCGCAGCGTGCGCCACCAGGTGGAGCGCGTGGCGCTCTACGAGATGGGCCGCGTGTACTTCCGCGACGCCGCGGGCGGGCAGGGTCAGCGCCCGGCCTCGCACGAGGTGCACCGGGTGGCGGGGCTCGTCTGGGGCCTGCGCGCCGGGCGCACCTGGACGCAGAAGGACGCGCGCATGGACTTTTACGACGCGAAGGGCGCCGTGGAGGCCCTGCTGCAGGCGCTGCGCATCGCCGAAGGCGGGGAGGGGGGCGTCCGCTTCGTCCCCGTGGAGATGCCCGCCTACCACCCGCGCGCCTGCGCCACGGTGCTGCTGCCGGACGCGAGCCCCGCGGGCCTGGTGGGCGAGCTGCACCCGCGCGTGACGAAGGCGCTGGGGCTGCCGGAGGGCGTGTTCGCCTTCGAGCTGGACACGGCGCCGCTCTACAAGGCCGCCCAGCTGGTGCCCGCCTACCACCCGCTGCCGCGCTTCCCCGCGGTGCTGCGCGACCTCGCCGTGGTGGTGCCGCTGGAGCTGCGCAACGAGGAGATCCGCCAGGTCATCCGCGAGGTGGGCGGGCCACTCGTGGAGGACGCGAGCATCTTCGACGTCTACACGGGCAAGCCCATCCCCGAGGGCCGCAAGAACGTGGCCTACGCCATCCGCTACCGCTCGGCCGAGCGCACGCTCACCGACGCGGAGGTCACCGAGGCGCACCAGCGGATCATCGCCGAGGTGAACCAGCGCCTCGGGGCCGCCCTGCGCGCCTGA